The Fodinicurvata sp. EGI_FJ10296 genome includes the window TTGCCCGAGGCACGCCCCTGCTGGTCGAAAAGCCGATCGTCACCACCCCTGCAGACTGCGATCTAGTCCTCGATTGCCTAGCCACGGCACCACAGGCCGTGCGTGTATCGGGTTTCAATTTTCGCTATTTGCCATCGCTGAAGCTAATTCGGGAGCTGATCCAGAACGGTGAACTTGGCACCGTCGTCCGTGCCTCGTTTACCGCTGGGCAGTGGCTGGGTGACTGGCGCAAAGGCACCGACTATCGCCAGTCCTATTCAGCTGATGCCGCGCGCGGCGGTGGAGTTGAGTTGGACCTGGTCCATGAAATTGATTTAGCACGATGGTTCTTTGGCGATCTGGACCTGCAGTTTGCCCAGAGCGGACGGCTCTCATCGCTAGGGCTGAACTCGAACGATGTATCGGTCATGGTGATGTCCCCACTGGCCGCGACCGGTCCTATCGTGCAGGTAGCCCTAGATTATGTCGCACCCCAGCGGCTACGTCACTACGAATTCGTCGGTGATCGCGCGGCGATACTGTGGGATATCAGCGGACGAGTCGAACTGATCACAGCCAAGAGCCGGCAGTTGCTGGTTGAAAATCCCGATGGATTCGATGTGGCGCAGACTTATATCGACATGCTCGCCCATATCGAAGAGACTGTCCACACTGGCGGCTGGCCCGCACCCCTGCAGGATCTGGCCGATGGTGTGGCCAGCACACGGCTGGCGCTGGCGGCACGCGATATTGGCACCAACCAGGGAAAACGACAAACCGAATGACTACGATCTGTACCATCTGTGCCCGCGGCGGTTCGGTCGGCGTGCCACGCAAGAATATCCGCTCATTGTTGGGAAAGCCGCTAATCGCCTATACGATCGAACAGGCACTTACCTGCAAGGCCATCGATGCGGTCTATGTCTCGACTGATGACGAAGAGATCGCCGCCATCGCCCGCGATGTTGGAGCAGATGTGCCCTATCTGCGCCCGGCTGAATTGGCGACCACCACCTCGGCGAAGATACCTGTGATCGAGCACTTGATCGAAAAGGTGGAAAGCCTGGGTATCGGCGTTACGCGCATCATCGATCTTGATCCAACCTCGCCCTTGCGGCTGGTTAGCGACATCGACAACGCCGCGGCGCTACTAGACGACGAAACGGATTGTGTCATTAGTGCTTATCCGTCAGACAAGAACCCCTATTTCAATATGGTTGAAGCACAGCCGGACGGAAGTGTCCAACTGATCAAGCCATTGCCACAGCCCGTCGTTACACGTCAAATGGCGCCCAAGGTGTACTCGATGAATGCATCGATCTATGTCTGGCACCGAAACACAGTGGCCAAGGGGATGTGGAATGGACGGACACGACTGTATGAAATGCCGCGAGAACGCTCGATCGACATTGACAGCGAGTTCGACTTTCATCTTGTCGAAAGAATAATGACCAACCTCATGAAGAAGCAGATGTGATGGCCCAGGCAAGAATTGTGGTGCTGACGGGCGGCGGAGGTATTCTTGGCCATGCCATGGTGGGTCAATTGACCGCCGACGGCTGGCAGGTGGCAGTGGTGGATCGCAACGCGGAACTGGCGCAGAGAGCGGCCGGGCTGACGCGCGATCCGGGTAGCGCCAACGCTTATGACTGCGACGTTTCGGATCGCGATGCGTTGCGCGACCTGCACGGCCGCATCCGCGTTGATATGGGGCCGGTGGACGCACTGATTTGTAACGCTGCAACGAAAAGTGACAATTTCTTTGAACCGTTCGAAACCTTCCCTCTAGAGGATTGGAACCAGGTTATGGCCGTCAACCTGACCGCGCCCATGCTATGCGCGCAGGAATTCGGCCCGCCCATGGTGAAAAGAGGCCGTGGCACTATCGTCAACACCTTGTCGATCTACGGGATTGTCGCGCCGGATCAGAGCATCTACGAAGGCTCGCTATACGAAGGGCGCGCCATAAACACACCTGCAATCTATTCGGCATCCAAGGCCGGACTATGGGGGCTGACGAAATATCTTGCTAGCTACTGGGGACAGCACGGTGTGCGGGTCAATGCAGTAACGCCAGGGGGTATCTTCAGCGGTCAGAACGATTCATTCGTCGAAAAATACAATGCTCGTACCATGATGGGCCGCATGGGCGAGCCCCATGAAGTCGCCGATGCGGTGACGTTCTTGATCTCGGACAAGGCCAGTTATATCACCGGTCAGAATCTCGTCGTTGACGGTGGGTTGACAGCATGGTAGCCGCGCTGAGGTGCCTGAATGCATATTGAAAAGGGGTTTCGCCATTCTGGTGGCCCGGCTCGAGGAAGATCTGGGTTTCAACTCCTTCAGTCTATCCACGGAAGCTTACCCCAACCGATTGGCCTTGGGCGGACGTCATGAGTGTCGCGCCATTAGCGATCTCATTACCGAATTTGCAGCTCCTTCCGCACCCCGAAAATCGGCTTCGTTTCATGAGCCTCCTTCACAAAGACTGTTGCCGAAAGGAGGCGACGGGTAGCGTATCGAAAAACGCCTGCAGCTGCGCTTCGAATTCCGCATCGGTGACGCCATGATTAATACCGAGCGGAGCGAGTTCGCAAAGTCCAATCGCAAACATCATTTCGTCTATCTCGGGTGTGCCCGCCTGGAGTTTTGCCGCCGGTTCGGCAATGCGTTCGAGCGTTGAGACATGATCGGCCAGTGCGCCTTTGGTGCCCCACTTTAGCGCCGAATCGGCGGTTCGGGATACATCCCGTAGGAAGCGTTGAACCTCGTTGCTGCCAATTCCCA containing:
- a CDS encoding SDR family oxidoreductase: MAQARIVVLTGGGGILGHAMVGQLTADGWQVAVVDRNAELAQRAAGLTRDPGSANAYDCDVSDRDALRDLHGRIRVDMGPVDALICNAATKSDNFFEPFETFPLEDWNQVMAVNLTAPMLCAQEFGPPMVKRGRGTIVNTLSIYGIVAPDQSIYEGSLYEGRAINTPAIYSASKAGLWGLTKYLASYWGQHGVRVNAVTPGGIFSGQNDSFVEKYNARTMMGRMGEPHEVADAVTFLISDKASYITGQNLVVDGGLTAW
- a CDS encoding acylneuraminate cytidylyltransferase family protein — encoded protein: MTTICTICARGGSVGVPRKNIRSLLGKPLIAYTIEQALTCKAIDAVYVSTDDEEIAAIARDVGADVPYLRPAELATTTSAKIPVIEHLIEKVESLGIGVTRIIDLDPTSPLRLVSDIDNAAALLDDETDCVISAYPSDKNPYFNMVEAQPDGSVQLIKPLPQPVVTRQMAPKVYSMNASIYVWHRNTVAKGMWNGRTRLYEMPRERSIDIDSEFDFHLVERIMTNLMKKQM
- a CDS encoding Gfo/Idh/MocA family oxidoreductase: MTRHFLIAGLGSIGRRHMTNLAAAHPGASFTVLRHQHATNPLCCQLGARIVTDRDAAIAGEYDLAVVSSASANHIDVLPGLIARGTPLLVEKPIVTTPADCDLVLDCLATAPQAVRVSGFNFRYLPSLKLIRELIQNGELGTVVRASFTAGQWLGDWRKGTDYRQSYSADAARGGGVELDLVHEIDLARWFFGDLDLQFAQSGRLSSLGLNSNDVSVMVMSPLAATGPIVQVALDYVAPQRLRHYEFVGDRAAILWDISGRVELITAKSRQLLVENPDGFDVAQTYIDMLAHIEETVHTGGWPAPLQDLADGVASTRLALAARDIGTNQGKRQTE